The following are from one region of the Nicotiana tabacum cultivar K326 chromosome 3, ASM71507v2, whole genome shotgun sequence genome:
- the LOC142177097 gene encoding uncharacterized protein LOC142177097, with protein MEENKKVLLILGRPFLAMGRNILDIHDRKLILRVGDKTVTFETNMEKGVKQEKPATSVKWKVCGIGPDEYNRISACETAKEIWEALQITHEGTTQVKQSNIDMLTTEYELFRMKDDESIQDMHTRFTSIINELHSLGEIIPRNKLVGKILSILPSS; from the exons atggaggagaatAAGAAGGTCCTCCttatcctaggaagaccatttttAGCAATGGGTAGAAATATACTGGATATTCATGATAGAAAACTCATTCTTAGAGTGGGTGATAAGACCGTAACTTTTGAGACGAATATGGAAAAAGGGGTGAAACAAGAGAAGCCAGCTACAAGTGTTAAGTGGAAG GTGTGTGGAATAGGACCTGATGAATATAATAGAATCTCTGCTTGTGAAACTGCCAAAGAGATATGGGAAGCTTTGCAAATAACACATGAGGGAACCACTCAAGTAAAACAATCTAATATTGATATGCTCACTACTGAGTATGAACTCTTTAGGATGAAAGacgatgaatctattcaagatatgcacacaagattcacCTCTATCATAAATGAGCTACACTCACTTGGTGAAATCATTCCTAGGAACAAGCTAGTGGGGAAAATTCTTAGTATCCTGCCCAGTTCTTAG